ATGTAGGCCGCTGTTGTGCTTgcacattaataatataatattagattAGCATGGTCAAATAATTGCAtcataatattacaattatttaagcTTGGATATTATTTTGCATGACTTTAATAGCCTCCATGAGAACAATAATTGATCAATTTCTGATTAGATTAGATTGTTAGCTCAATGGCAGTTTATATTTAGCTTGAGTTTTCATTTAAAGCCAAATATTGAAGCCAAAGCTCTTATATTATCCTAAAATGTTAGCCCTAAAAGCATGCGATTGGCTTCAGTGATTTCAACACTGTTAAATAATGACCAAAAGGTGATATTATGTtacttttaaatgattattttaagttgcacatgttttaacatgctATTCTAAGTCTGtttaattgatgtaagttgatttacacatttaatttaaactaatAACATTAAGGCAACAACAAATTTGTGCAGTGCAGTTGATAAGAAATAATTACAATTGAGCTGAAAATAACTAGACATAACAAGAATAGGCGTGAAACAGCATGACATAAAccaattacatttgtaaaatttaAAGTGACACACAGAAATCCCTGATATTTCATGACCtggacaaatatatatatatataaatacatattccaGCAATTCCTGGACCCGTGGGAACCCTGTGTTTCCTCCACATCACAGGTCAGTCTGCATTTACAGTGACTTTGATTTCCCTGAGCATTTTATGAGGAGCGATAATGCATAAGCTTTGCTCACATGCAGCCGAAGCCTCCATTAGAGAGGATTtcagcacatacagttgaaggcaaatttATTACGGAAATTTGAACACTCATCCCCCAAGTGCCTTTACACAGAACATTCACAggatttcctataatattgtcTACCTTGTAAAATCTTTTAATTTGGCtgggataaaagcagtttttaatgtcatTATAATTAATGTTGCTGTTCTGAttggttacagaacaaaccacagttgtccaataattaacctagttaacctactctgacaaaaatgatgcatttttttaaggtaagtgattgcaaacacttaatatgagctgaatttaaacaaatatattagaTTTAGTATTGTCaacttaatatgtttgtttaaattgagcccaaattaatagtttgcaaccagttaccttaataaataagttaattataCTAGTTACAATAGTTAAGCTTATAAATTGCACTTGAGTATGTTGCAAAACAACTAGTAAAATAAGATgcactgccatcatggcaaaggaatcagtcattagaaattagCTTGATGAAACACAACAGCACTTAAGGGAAATATGTGCATTTAAATTTCACAGGAATAATTTACTCTTCAACTATAAATAAGCCTAAATAACGAATGAGCATTGTTCATGTGCACCCACACGATTCAACTATCATATCCGGCACGTCGGTCTTCACAATAGTGTGCTGTGAATTAAAGTAGACCATAGACAGCGGGCGTCTCTGAATGGGCACGCAGCAGGACGACACCGCGGTATTAATACCGTTTGCTTTCAGCTGGCTGAAAACGCTAGCGTGAAATGAAGAAGCGATGCCGGGAGAGCCGGATAAATGCTGAGGACACTGACCCATGCAATAGTTCATATGGTAGCCCTCAGGAGCAATGATCCAGTCCTGCCACTGAATGTCTCGAAACTTAATATAAAAGTCTTTCTTGCAGCACACGCTTACATCGTCGCCGCAGCGCAGGGAGCGTTTGCTGAGCGCGTGCTTGGACGGATCTTCACGCAGACGCACTTGTGCAACAAGAAACGGCTGATGGGACGAGTCTTCTGTCGGCTCTTTTTTGCACAGATTTCGTCCTGCATCCTCGCAGTGCACCTCCAGACGCAGACGCCGCTGTCCGCCGTCCAGAAATGCTTGCAGTGTGCTTGCGACGGGGAAGGTGTGCCATCCGCCCCGCGCCGCGTCTACGCTCCTCTGCAGAACCAGGGTTCGGTTTGCGCCGTCCGACAGGTATATTTCTGCGCTGATACGGCTGTTTTCAGACGGACGCAGGTACAGCCATAATGAGGACTGCAGAACCTGAACACTGTGGCCTTTCTCCTGCAGGAACTGGAAGGATAAACTGGTGTCGATGCTGTTAGGGAGATCACCGTCTGtggagaaaacacacacgcactgaTGTCAGAAGAGATGCAGTGTTGAAGTAAGCTGCATTCTGTcagatttactgtaaattaatgcCAGAATTCAATGTTGCATGTGTAAAGCTGACAGGATAATATGATAGCTGTGGTTTCCAGGATTCTTCCGTGCAAAAATCGCAGCAGAAAGCAAATGTAATGCAGTTTAATGGTAAGC
Above is a window of Danio aesculapii chromosome 6, fDanAes4.1, whole genome shotgun sequence DNA encoding:
- the LOC130231205 gene encoding inhibin beta B chain, whose translation is MHLFSCLNLSTLVVLCAISEPGARAATTGCPTCGLPAMEKGSEQQYLVEIAKQQILSKLHLRERPNITQTVPRAALMTALRKLHAGRIRQDGTLELENNLPNSRSSNQAYEIVSFADVDGDLPNSIDTSLSFQFLQEKGHSVQVLQSSLWLYLRPSENSRISAEIYLSDGANRTLVLQRSVDAARGGWHTFPVASTLQAFLDGGQRRLRLEVHCEDAGRNLCKKEPTEDSSHQPFLVAQVRLREDPSKHALSKRSLRCGDDVSVCCKKDFYIKFRDIQWQDWIIAPEGYHMNYCMGQCPQHLSGSPGIASSFHASVFSQLKANGINTAVSSCCVPIQRRPLSMVYFNSQHTIVKTDVPDMIVESCGCT